Within Anaerolineae bacterium, the genomic segment TCTTCACCCAGGTAGGCTTCGATTACGGCCGGGTCGTGGCGGACCACTTCCGGGTCGCCATCGGCAATGAGTTGGCCATAGTTGAGCACCCACAAACGTTTGCTCAAGGTGAAGATGGTGTCCATATCGTGACTGATAATGATGAAGGCTTTGCCCTGGGCGTTGATGGTGGTGATATATTCGTAGATTTTTTCCATCAGTTTGGGATGCACTCCGGCAAACGGCTCGTCCAGGATGATGATCGAGGGGTCCAGCATCAGCAGGCGGGCTAACTCCAGTAATTTCTGCTGGCCGCCGGAAAGACTACGGGCATAATCGTAGGCCAGGTGTTCAAAGGTGAGAAACTCCAGCACCTCCCAGGCCTTTTTTTCAACCTCTTTGCGGCGGGCGGTAGTGTGCAGAGCCATTCCCGGCACCAGCATATTTTCCAAAACCGTCATACGGCGGAAGGCGCGGGTCACCTGAAAGGTACGGCCCACTCCCAAGCGAGCGATCTGGTAGGGTTTTTGGGCGTCAATCCGTTTGCCGTTAAAATAAATGGTGCCGCTGGATGGGTTCAACGCGCCGTCAATAAGATTGGTCAGGGTGGTTTTACCCGCGCCGTTGGGGCCAATCAGGCCGATGAGTTCCGGCCCGTTGATTTCACAGGAGACATTGTAGACTGCCTGTAAGCCGCCAAAATTTTTGGATAGGTTACGCACGCGCAGGTGAATTTCTCTGGTTTGTTGATTCATGAGCTTGCCTCCGCTTTGGCCATTTCGCCGGCTGCCTCACGTTTGGCCACCGTCGCCCGGATATCGCCAGTGCGGAAGAAATACTGCATCAGGGGATACAATAATCCGTTTTGATAAAACCGCAGGGTGAACATCAACACCAGGCCAAAAAAGACCAGCCGCCAGGCGCTCATATCTACAGTGCCGGAGGGCAGTGCGCCGGTCAGGTCGTAATAGGTGTAGGAGATGAGGGTGGTGACCGGCTCGGCGGTGAAGTAGGCCGTCAGTAAAGAGAGGATAAATGAAACCAGCCCTACCGCGGCGTTGAGCGTACCTTTGAGCGGGCCAATATATTTTCGGGCCAGGTAACGCGCCAATTGGAAAATGACAATTGTTAAAACAAGGGTCATGAGGACAGCGGTAATTGTAGTCAAAGGGAAGTCAGAGCGGAGGTATTCCAACGCCCAAAAAACAACAATGCCGCCGATGGCCGAAGCCGTCAGGCTCTCGATGCCGCCCAGCACCGACATGGTAATGACAATACTCATCCACAAGATGATGATGTCGTTAGGCGCAATCACGGTTACATAATGGGCCCGCGTGGCTCCGGCCAGCCCGGCCACCATACTGGTGACCACAAACACCAGCACTTTATACCGCACCACGTCCACGCCCAGGGCGGCGGCGGCTTCTTCATCTTCGCGGATGGCTTTAAGAAAAAGGCCAAAACGAGAGGCGGCCAGCCAGGACATCAGGGCCAGGGTGATAAGCATCAGGGCAAACATTACGTAATAGGGCGGGATAACGCTGACCTTGCTAAAGTAATACCGGCCCAGTTCCAGGCCGTTGGGAAAAAGAGGCTCCAGCGGCAGCCCGTTTGGCCCTTCGGTGTAATCCTTTTCGGCGCTCAAGATCAAACGGAGGATTTCGGCAAAGGCGATAGTGAACAGGGCCAGGTAAGTTTTTCTCAGGCGCAATACCAGCATGCCAATCACCAGGCCAAAAAGTCCAGCCATTAAAGTGCCGGCAATAATGCCGGTCAACGCATGGGTAGCCAGGTAACGCCCTAACAGCCCGGTGGTATAGGCCCCGATGCCGGCAAAGGCCATGTGGGCAAAGGAGAATTGGCCGCCGTAGCCCATCAACAAGGACCAACTTGAGGCCAGCATGGCGTAAAAAAAGCCGATAATGAGAATGTGCAGAGTGTAATCATTGATCAGGCCAACCGGCAGAAAAGGAAAAATATCGTAAGCCAGCGGCGCCAGGGCCAGAATGACAATGAGGGCCAAACCAATTCCATAAGCGATGTATCTTCTCATAGCTCCCTCCCAAACAGCCCGGTGGGTTTGAGCAGCAACACAATGGCAAAAATGATCATGCCAAACACTTGTTGATAGGCCAGCGCGCGACTCACATCGGGGAAACAGCCCACGCCCAATGACTCAACTACGCCGATAATCAGACCGCCCACCATTGCGCCGGGCAGCGACCCCATCCCCCCCAACACGATCACCACAAAGGAACGAGCCGAGGCCAGCGGCGCAATATTGGGCACCCAGGCCAACACCTGCACCAGCGCCGCGCCGGACAATCCAGCCAACATTGCGCCCAGACCAAAGGCCAACGTGTTCATGGTTAGCGGATTGATGCCCACCACTGCCGCCGCCTGTTTATCTTGACTCACCGCCCGGAGGGCTTTGCCCAGCCAGGTGTAATTGAGGAACCAGAGTAAGATGGCCAGCACAATCAGGCCGATTCCGGCGGCAATAACCCGTGAGGGCGGCAGCGAAACGGGGCCAAGCGTAATTGTGCCCAGGTTAAAGAAGGGGTCCAGCTTGCGGGGATTGGCTCCCAGTGTGGCCAGCACGGTATACTCCAGAAAAAAGGCCAGACCGAAGGTTAATAAAATCGCATATTCGCCAGGGCGCTCGACCTTGCCCAAATGCATAGGGCGGAGCAGCGCCAGTTCAAAAATGGCGCCAATAACAAACGTCACCAGGCCGGCCAGAACAATGCCGATGATGGGATTTAGACCAACCCCCATGGTCTGGTTGATGGCAAAAAAGGCCATGTATCCGCCAATCATATAAAACTGGCCGTGGGCAAAACTGACAATGCCCAAAATCGAAAAAATCAGGGTCAGGCCAATGGCGATAATGCCATAAAGAATACCGATCAAGACGCCGTTACTCACCTGGCTGACGATGTAAGTGCCATCGGTGACGCACAGGTTAGTGGGATTATAAACGGCAAAAGCCCAGTATAACAGCGCCAGAGTGGTGACAGAGGGAATTGCAATCCAGGGCCATCTGAGTTCCGGGGTTTTTAGCCAGAGATAGGCCAGTAAAATTGGGCCGGTGCCTGCCCCGGCAATGGCCCCGTACAACAGGGCGTTTGAAGCATCCAGGTCTTTACGGCGGTAAATACGGGGAGTGACTACACCGCCGATAATGCCCCAGAGAATTACCCAGAGAAAAATCAACAGCGCGGCGCCGGGATTGAACGCTTGTTGCAGTAGTGGACTTGCCTCCATAAAAGAGAATCCTCTCTTTTGCAGAATTTTGGTGTTCAGTAAAATCCATCAGGGACGGGCAGCCCCGGTTAAGCGGAGCTGCCCAACTTGAACTTATGGTCAGGGCCGGATTAAATCCCCGGTTTTGTAAGCGTCGGGAAAAACTACCTGTACATCCGAAGCTTTCTGATCCTTTTCGGTGAATTGAACCATGGTGATGGCCGGGTCCGGGAATTGATGCCACCACTTGGGATCCTTACCGGCCGCGTCCGGCGGATTGGCCGCGTTTACCGGGAAGGTGATGGTGCCCAACGCGCCCTTGTAAGTGATGTTTTCCAGGGCGTTGATGATAGCCTGCGGGTCGGCGGAGCCGGCCTCGTTGATGGCCTGGGCCATAATCTTCAGCGAGTCGTACGCCTCCATGGCAAAGGACTCCGGCGCTTCTTTGCCGGTTGCTTCTTTATACTTGGCGGCAAAGGCGGTGGTTTCGTCGGTCCACAACTGCTGCGGCAGGCCAATGCGGCGCCAGAGACAGAGGTTGCCGTCGGGCACGGCGGCCCAGTAGGCGTCGCTGTCGGCGGCGGCCTGGTTGCAGATCATCACCAGGTTTTGGGGGCCAATTCCCGCTTCAGCCGCTTGCTGCTGGAAGTTGAACGAGGTTTCGCCCGTAAGCAGCACCCAGATGGCATCGGGCGCGCGGCCGGCTTTAATGCGCTCAATCACGGCGGCAAAGTCGAGCGTGCCAATATCGGCAAAGAAGGTGTCCGACTCGATGCCCCGCGAGGCCAATTGCTCGGCAGTTTGTTCAGCCGCCGGAATACCATAGCCGGTGTTTTCAGTCATGATAACCACGTATTTGGCATCAATGGATTGCAGGAAGTTGGCGTCAACCGCAGCCACTTCTGACGACAAGGGGG encodes:
- a CDS encoding ABC transporter ATP-binding protein — encoded protein: MNQQTREIHLRVRNLSKNFGGLQAVYNVSCEINGPELIGLIGPNGAGKTTLTNLIDGALNPSSGTIYFNGKRIDAQKPYQIARLGVGRTFQVTRAFRRMTVLENMLVPGMALHTTARRKEVEKKAWEVLEFLTFEHLAYDYARSLSGGQQKLLELARLLMLDPSIIILDEPFAGVHPKLMEKIYEYITTINAQGKAFIIISHDMDTIFTLSKRLWVLNYGQLIADGDPEVVRHDPAVIEAYLGEEEEVVDVHQMVEERAEEEGEV
- a CDS encoding branched-chain amino acid ABC transporter permease, which gives rise to MRRYIAYGIGLALIVILALAPLAYDIFPFLPVGLINDYTLHILIIGFFYAMLASSWSLLMGYGGQFSFAHMAFAGIGAYTTGLLGRYLATHALTGIIAGTLMAGLFGLVIGMLVLRLRKTYLALFTIAFAEILRLILSAEKDYTEGPNGLPLEPLFPNGLELGRYYFSKVSVIPPYYVMFALMLITLALMSWLAASRFGLFLKAIREDEEAAAALGVDVVRYKVLVFVVTSMVAGLAGATRAHYVTVIAPNDIIILWMSIVITMSVLGGIESLTASAIGGIVVFWALEYLRSDFPLTTITAVLMTLVLTIVIFQLARYLARKYIGPLKGTLNAAVGLVSFILSLLTAYFTAEPVTTLISYTYYDLTGALPSGTVDMSAWRLVFFGLVLMFTLRFYQNGLLYPLMQYFFRTGDIRATVAKREAAGEMAKAEASS
- a CDS encoding branched-chain amino acid ABC transporter permease, which produces MEASPLLQQAFNPGAALLIFLWVILWGIIGGVVTPRIYRRKDLDASNALLYGAIAGAGTGPILLAYLWLKTPELRWPWIAIPSVTTLALLYWAFAVYNPTNLCVTDGTYIVSQVSNGVLIGILYGIIAIGLTLIFSILGIVSFAHGQFYMIGGYMAFFAINQTMGVGLNPIIGIVLAGLVTFVIGAIFELALLRPMHLGKVERPGEYAILLTFGLAFFLEYTVLATLGANPRKLDPFFNLGTITLGPVSLPPSRVIAAGIGLIVLAILLWFLNYTWLGKALRAVSQDKQAAAVVGINPLTMNTLAFGLGAMLAGLSGAALVQVLAWVPNIAPLASARSFVVIVLGGMGSLPGAMVGGLIIGVVESLGVGCFPDVSRALAYQQVFGMIIFAIVLLLKPTGLFGREL
- a CDS encoding ABC transporter substrate-binding protein codes for the protein MKKYLILLMVMFILAVPAASVAAPLSQGQDYVVQADDWLSKLADKFLGDVLAYPAITYYTNQKNSEDESYAKITSSDVIEVGWKIYIPTQEEAEAYFGGSTQSVGAGTIKIGALAPLSAPGSVSGGTAMKAAMEIALAEINAAGGVLGQQVELVFVDTEGLAERGTSAMRRLINQEGVVGVVGEYHSAVGLTAKEVAHEYGVPTVFAETWNDTITSVQYPEVFRIAPLSSEVAAVDANFLQSIDAKYVVIMTENTGYGIPAAEQTAEQLASRGIESDTFFADIGTLDFAAVIERIKAGRAPDAIWVLLTGETSFNFQQQAAEAGIGPQNLVMICNQAAADSDAYWAAVPDGNLCLWRRIGLPQQLWTDETTAFAAKYKEATGKEAPESFAMEAYDSLKIMAQAINEAGSADPQAIINALENITYKGALGTITFPVNAANPPDAAGKDPKWWHQFPDPAITMVQFTEKDQKASDVQVVFPDAYKTGDLIRP